GCCTTTAACTTTTCGCTGTCGTCATGAATCATAACTACTTGCGTCAGTGACACACCCATTGCTGACAATTCCCGTGCTAAAAATGCCGCATTATCATTCACAGAAACGCCAGTTAGCAAACTTGAGCTTACAGAAATGAGTTCAGCTTTCATCGTGCCATCTCCTTGATACAGTCTATTCTTAAAGTGAGTTTATCATAACTATCCATTTAGGCAAAAAGATAACAGGGAAAGCTGCCCCTGTTATCTTTTTGTCGCTTAATTATTTTTTTTTAAAATACCGTCTTCAATTCTATAGACTTGATCACAATACGTTAACATTCTTTCATCGTGGGTTACCATAATTGCTGCTTTTTGACGTGTTTTTACTTGTTTAGAAATAAGTGAAACAACATCATGAGCACGCTTAGAATCTAAACTTGCAGTCGGTTCATCTGCTAGAATAATACTCGGATCATTCATGAAAGCACGAGCAATCGCTGTCCTTTGGCGTTCCCCTCCAGATAATTGATAAGGATAGTTATTTAGCTTTTCTCCTAGTCCAATTTCTTCCAATAATTCTTTAGCAAATTCACGATCTTCTGCTTTGATTGATCCATTCATTTTTTTCACTACTAGTAATTGATCTAAAACAGTTAGATACGGCAGTAAATTGGATGTTTGTAAAATAAAGCCAATATTTGAGAGTCTCATCTTTGATAGTTTCTTTTCTGACAATGCAGAAGTTGATGTATCGCCAATAATAACTTCACCTTCCGATGCCTTTAGCAATGCTCCTGCAATGGAGAGGAACGTACTTTTTCCAGATCCGGAGGGCCCGATGATTGCGACAAATTCCCCACTCTCAACTTTCAATGATACATTATCTAAAGCAAGCGTTGAAAAATCACCTTCGCGATAAACTTTGCTTATATTCTTTAATATAATACCACTCATTTTATTCTAACCTCCCTAGAGCCGTAACTGGATCAATTTTAACAATACCTCTCACTGAAAATAGCGAACCAAACAAGCTGGTCAGCAAAATAACAAAGCTATACACTACAACCATCTCATCTAATAAATTAAAGGGCATACTTTCTGGTAAAAAAGCTTCTGTGAGATAAGTTAGTCCTATACCAATCACAATACTGATGGAGACCAACAAGAACACTTGAGACACCACGCTTCTAATTACAAAACCATTACTTGCTCCAATGGCCTTCATCACGCCAAATTGATGGGTCTTTTGATTTGTTAAGACGTAGAAAAAAACAGCTATAATAAATGCTGAAATTAAGATAAGTAACCATAGCATCAAGTTAATCGTTCCGCTCTCTGCTTTGTAACCCGGTACGCCATTTAATGTTTGCTTTTTATTAGCAATCTCAACACCAGAAATCTGTTGTGATATGCGATTTTCGACTTTATCGGATCCTTTTAAAAAAATAGCATTTATAGGATTGTCAATACCTTGATTTGAGCCAGGAACAAGATATTTAAATGCTTGAACTGTATCTAGTGGAGCATAAACTGCCGGCATATGATTTAATTTTTGATTTTGGACAAATCCACCTATTTCAAATTCCGTCCCCACACCACTTAATATAACTGAATCGCCTAAAGAAAAGCCTTCTAATTTTAGACTTTCATCTACTAATATTGTGTTTGGGTTATTCGAATTCAATGACTCCCCTAGAATAACCTTTGGCTCTAAAAAACTACCTGGTTCGATTCCAACAAACATGACAGAAGTCTTTTTACCTGATTCATCACCTTTTGCATCACCTAATAAAATAGCCCCAGCAGATGTGATAATGCCTGCTGCTTCGTCAACACCCTCCACTTGTTCAACTTGCGCTACCGTTTCCTGAGATAGAATTGACTTCCCTAATGCGAATTCTGAATCTTCTTGAAATATTGCAACATCCATATTTGAGTAACGAATTACTGCAGTCCCTAAGTCTGATAATCCATTTCCCAATCCAGATAACATAAATACAAGCCAAGTTATAAAAACAACAATTATACCAATCAATAGGAATCGTCGTTTAGAAAACCAAAGTTCTTTCCTTGCTAAAAACATTCTTCTCCCTCTTTCTATATATTTTTTTATGAAAGTAAGGTTTAGTATACACCAAAGTGACATGTGTGTCACTAATTATGAAGTTGTATTCAGACTAAAATACCTTCGAACAACATTCTTTTTATATAAAAAGCTCTTTTATCGAGAGGTAGCCCTGCACGATTGGGTAAGTTGATACTATGAAAGATTGTTTCTATAATAATTTCCGGAGGAATATCCTTTTTCAAGACACCTTTATGTTGACCCTCTTCAATTAGTTGTTGGATAAAACTGAAGAATTGAATGTGAAAAGCTTTAGACTGTTGAATAGAAGAGTCCATTTCATTTTCTTTCGTCCACATCTGGTTAGGAACCATACTGGATATTTTATGTGTGTCTGCATAGTCAAAGACTATATCCATTAATAATTGAAGTTTATCATTATAATTCATCGACCAATCGATGTTGTCTAGTCGTTCTAAGACCTCTTTTAAACTATTATTGAGATAGGCTTTTAATAGATCGTCTTTATTTTTATAATATTTATATAGAGCTGTCCGAGTAACGTGAAGTTTGTCGGCCAATAGCTGGAAAGAGAATCGATCATACCCTATTTCCAACATCAACTGTTCTGTAGCTTCATAAAGTTCCCTTTGGTTAAATTTTTTTTTTCTTGCCACTACGCTTCTTACTCCTTTTTCATGTTGTAGGTTCAGTATACCACCTTTTTTCCAACACCTGTCAAAAGGAAGCTGGGAAAAGGACTTTTATCTGCTAATTGTTAGACCACCCGAGTATTGAGAGCTATGCTATGAGTTTTTGCCCGAATATCTCATCATTGTAAGTTGCTAAAGCAACAATAATAATGACACAGTATACGTTAGATCTACCTTCTGTATTGAGTTTGAACTGTAAATAGGTAAAACTAAGAAGAGACTAGGATTTTACCCCAGCCTCCCCTTAGTTCTATTTTAATTTACTAAGCCGCTAAAAACGCCTTGCAAGCTGCTTCGCATTCGCGGCAGGCTTTGGCACACTGTTGACAATGGTCGTGGTCATGTTGCTCACATTCCGTTGCACAAACCTCACAGGCACGCACGCAAACGGCGACTAAGTCAGAAAATAGATTACTTTCTCTATAAGCAAAATCGACAACGAGCCCACATATATCTGCACATTCACGGTCCGTCCGAATACACTCAGCCATCATCGCCACATGATCTTCCTTCAAACACGCATCAAAACAAATCTGACAAGCTTTTTGACATGCCAACACTTGACTCACTAAACCTTCAACTGCCTTATTCATTATCAATCGCTCCTTTGTTTTTGTCTCTAGCTTTATACTACGCCTCGACTAAACCAATAGCAACTGATATGAACAACAGACCGGTTTGTGCTTAGACCTATTCATCCTCAAGCGATTGATATGTCACTTCTAACCCTCTTTGAACAGCTGGGCGGTCAGCAATACGGTTTGCCCACTCAACCAGATTCTTATAAGAGTCAACGTCTAGGAATTGAGCTGATCCATCATATAATTTCCCTTGTGCCAAACGACCATACCAAGACCAAATGGCAATGTCAGCAATCGTATAGCTATCACCTGCAATATAATCACGGTTTGCTAGCGTTTTATCTAACAAATCTAACTGACGTTTCGTTTCCATAGTGAAGCGATCGATAGGGTATTTTAGTTTTTCAGGCGCATAGGCAAAGAAATGACCAAAACCGCCGCCCACATAAGGGCCAGCACCAATTTGCCAGAACAACCAGTTCAAGACTTCTGTTCGGCCGTGACTATCAGATGGAATCAGTTTGCCAAACTTTTCTGCCAAGTATAGTAAAATCGAGCCCGATTCAAAAATCTCGACACGCGGTTGTTGACTTTGATCAACTAGGGCTGGAATTTTAGAGTTAGGGTTGATGGCCACAAAATCAGAGCCAAACTGGTCTCCTTTTCCGATATTGATTAAATAGACATCGTAGTCGGCTTCCGTCACACCTAGTTCCTTCAATTCTTCAAACATAATCGTTACTTTAATCCCATTCGGCGTTCCCAATGAGTACAATTGAAAAGGTGCTTCTCCGACTGGTAACGTTTGGTCAAAACGGCTGCCTGAATCCGGACGGTTGCCACTTAAACTATCTGTCTCGTCTTCCCACTTCCATACATCTGGTACTTGATAAGTTGTCATCTAACCACTCCTTACATTTTGTTAGTTCTATCATACCCGTTTCTAACAAAAGGCGCTATTGATTTCTTTAATTGAAGGATTATAAAGTAATATTATGAAAGTTGAAAGCCAAAACAACCTTTTACACCAAAACATCAATGCTTCCAAAATTTCTGCGTATCTAAACCGATTCCGAACACCGATTTACATGAATCGATTAGCGATTTAATCTCTGAAGTAGGAAAATCTTTAAAAGATCATCCTGAAAAGGATAAAAATTCCAGGTGGAAATCTGAGACCATCTTCCTCTTTAACTTTTTGATCAATCTTATTAATTTTTGTCATAGCTGGTTCAGGATGGCTCTTTCCAATTATTGTAATCCTATTTATCATGATATATTCTGAAAATAACTGCTTAATTTCAGTAGACCCATCTACCATAACGAACATCGTTCCCGCTATTAACAAAGAAGATAACAATACTATTGAAGAAGGAATTGAAACAACGGACATTAAGATGAGTCATCACTAGCATAAAAGGTAAGATAGCTGTAGTAAAGTCACATATAACTAATCAATTAGCAATCAAGTCATTTCTATCTGTTCGATTTCACTCTTCTCTGTTTTCTAATTTTTTCGTAGTTGCACCTTCCTTAAAGGCAGCAGGAAGAACCGTTCTTGATGGCGCTTCTTTCCCTTCCACAACGTTTAGTAGTAAGGAAACTGCCGTTCTGGCCATATCTTCAACTGGCTGAGCGATTGTGGAGACAACATATTGCGCTTCTTTTGTCATCTTCAAACCGTCAAATCCAATTACTTGAATGTCTTCTGGTACTTTTTTCCCTAATTTATTGATGACATGTATGGCATCCAATGCAGCCAAATCGGTGATTGTAAAAATCCCATCTATTGTGGGGTACTCGAGCAAAAACTTCTCTATATCCGACTGTAAATCCTCAATCGGTTCCAATAAATCTAGCACTTCACATTCCAATCCCAATCTTTCAGCTTCTAATTGGAAGCACTTTCTTCGGTTTTTCGTTTCGTTCGGAGTCTCTTGATGTCCACCTACAAAAGCCACATGTTTTGCGCCTCTTTTAAACAGTTCTCTAGCGGCCAACCGTCCCCCTTCCACATTATCCGTGGTCACATATATCACATCTTCAGTAAAATAACGATCGATACTAACGAAAGGCAAGCTGCTAGAAATGTACTGGTCAATATCGGAATAAGTAATGCCTATAATACCATCCACTTTATTTTGTCTGACCATTTGAATGTATTCGTATTCTTTTTCTGGTCTTCCATCCGAGTTGCACAGTAATAATTTATAATTCCTTTCTTCGAGCTCCGTTTCTACGTAGTACGCAAATTCTGCGAAAAAAGGATGCCATATAGTAGGCAGGATCAAAGCAACTGTATAGGTCTTATTCGTTTTTAATCCTCTTGCATAGATGTCTGCCTCATAATTTAATTCCTTAATGGCTGCTTTTACTTTAGCAGCTGTACTTTCTTTAACCGGCACATTATTTATAACCCGCGAAACACTACCAAGACCTACACCAGCTAGCTTAGCCACATCTTTCATGGTCGCTTTCAATTATGATACCTCCCATTTTTCGTTGTCTTTAAGTCTCAGTATAATTTAAATGACTAAATAAACCAAGTTCCCTTCAAGCAATGTCATTCATCGCTCTTGAAGGGAACATCTCTAATTTTATGTATATTGTTCTTTTGCTAAGGCAAGACAACCGATTGTACCTGGATTATCTTCTAATTCTGGTAATACAATATAGTCCTCTACTGCAGGAGTTAAGACATAGCCATTTAACAATTCTTCAAACTGACTTTTTACTTTTCCAAGTAAGTGAGGTTGCTTCATTACTCCACCACCAAAAATAATTTTTTGGGGTGAGAAATAAAGTGTCGTATTGTAGGCGGCTTGAGCCAG
This genomic interval from Jeotgalibaca arthritidis contains the following:
- a CDS encoding TetR/AcrR family transcriptional regulator, with translation MARKKKFNQRELYEATEQLMLEIGYDRFSFQLLADKLHVTRTALYKYYKNKDDLLKAYLNNSLKEVLERLDNIDWSMNYNDKLQLLMDIVFDYADTHKISSMVPNQMWTKENEMDSSIQQSKAFHIQFFSFIQQLIEEGQHKGVLKKDIPPEIIIETIFHSINLPNRAGLPLDKRAFYIKRMLFEGILV
- a CDS encoding ABC transporter ATP-binding protein; its protein translation is MSGIILKNISKVYREGDFSTLALDNVSLKVESGEFVAIIGPSGSGKSTFLSIAGALLKASEGEVIIGDTSTSALSEKKLSKMRLSNIGFILQTSNLLPYLTVLDQLLVVKKMNGSIKAEDREFAKELLEEIGLGEKLNNYPYQLSGGERQRTAIARAFMNDPSIILADEPTASLDSKRAHDVVSLISKQVKTRQKAAIMVTHDERMLTYCDQVYRIEDGILKKNN
- a CDS encoding four-helix bundle copper-binding protein, which encodes MNKAVEGLVSQVLACQKACQICFDACLKEDHVAMMAECIRTDRECADICGLVVDFAYRESNLFSDLVAVCVRACEVCATECEQHDHDHCQQCAKACRECEAACKAFLAA
- a CDS encoding LacI family DNA-binding transcriptional regulator — translated: MKATMKDVAKLAGVGLGSVSRVINNVPVKESTAAKVKAAIKELNYEADIYARGLKTNKTYTVALILPTIWHPFFAEFAYYVETELEERNYKLLLCNSDGRPEKEYEYIQMVRQNKVDGIIGITYSDIDQYISSSLPFVSIDRYFTEDVIYVTTDNVEGGRLAARELFKRGAKHVAFVGGHQETPNETKNRRKCFQLEAERLGLECEVLDLLEPIEDLQSDIEKFLLEYPTIDGIFTITDLAALDAIHVINKLGKKVPEDIQVIGFDGLKMTKEAQYVVSTIAQPVEDMARTAVSLLLNVVEGKEAPSRTVLPAAFKEGATTKKLENREE
- the yghU gene encoding glutathione-dependent disulfide-bond oxidoreductase; the protein is MTTYQVPDVWKWEDETDSLSGNRPDSGSRFDQTLPVGEAPFQLYSLGTPNGIKVTIMFEELKELGVTEADYDVYLINIGKGDQFGSDFVAINPNSKIPALVDQSQQPRVEIFESGSILLYLAEKFGKLIPSDSHGRTEVLNWLFWQIGAGPYVGGGFGHFFAYAPEKLKYPIDRFTMETKRQLDLLDKTLANRDYIAGDSYTIADIAIWSWYGRLAQGKLYDGSAQFLDVDSYKNLVEWANRIADRPAVQRGLEVTYQSLEDE
- a CDS encoding ABC transporter permease → MFLARKELWFSKRRFLLIGIIVVFITWLVFMLSGLGNGLSDLGTAVIRYSNMDVAIFQEDSEFALGKSILSQETVAQVEQVEGVDEAAGIITSAGAILLGDAKGDESGKKTSVMFVGIEPGSFLEPKVILGESLNSNNPNTILVDESLKLEGFSLGDSVILSGVGTEFEIGGFVQNQKLNHMPAVYAPLDTVQAFKYLVPGSNQGIDNPINAIFLKGSDKVENRISQQISGVEIANKKQTLNGVPGYKAESGTINLMLWLLILISAFIIAVFFYVLTNQKTHQFGVMKAIGASNGFVIRSVVSQVFLLVSISIVIGIGLTYLTEAFLPESMPFNLLDEMVVVYSFVILLTSLFGSLFSVRGIVKIDPVTALGRLE